ACACAGGCAATGGAATATCGGGGAGTGGCCCAATTCCTAATCCCCAAGGTAGCCCCAGATAAATGGGAAAAACTTCCGGATCAATGCCAAACAGCCAAGGCATCCCCCACTCATGAAGTTGCCGTACAACTTTGTATAAATCAGCCAGCACAATCAGCGTGTCGTGGGCACCCGATGAAATTACAGGCACAATCGGCACATTCTCCCGCAGCGCTAACTTGATAAATCCTTGCCGTCCCGCAAAATAAATTTGATGACGCAAATGATAGGGCCGAAACACATCTTCGGCTCCACCTGGATATACCAGCACACTTGCTCCTGAACGCAAAGCAGCAGAAGCCATTTTAGGATGAGCCACGATAGCTCCAGCCTTCGCAACTAGTTGCGCCAATGGGGGACTTACCTGCCAAACCTTGGGATGCATCAGACCGTAAACGCGCCGTTCAACACCAAATCGTCGGAACCAGTCATAGATCACCATTCCCATATCAGGAGCTGCAAGTCCTCCATTGTGAGAGCCGACAAATAAGACTTTTTCCTGTGGTGGGATATGATGCCAGCCACTAGTTTGCACTCGAAAATAGTAGTTATAGAAAAAGCCCAACAGGGGCATGATAGTTTCAATAAACTTTGGATCTCGTTCATCCAAAGACCAACCAGGTTTAAGGAGAAGTTTGCGCTGCTTTTGTAACATTTATATATCTTAATATAATTTTGTGGAAGTTCAGGACTGGGGTCAGTGGTCAGTGGTCAGTTGTTTTCTCTATTCCTTATTCCCAATGCCCAATTCCCAATTCCCACATATCCCATACTATTGAAAGTACTTGAGTTCAGGTAAAAATATAGCAACTTTAGCAGCTTGTGATACGCTAACTGCGTGAAGAATCAAGAGGTACTGAAGATGAGTAAGCTGAGGGTGGGATTGTTGTTTGGCGGTCGTTCTGGGGAGCATGAAGTTTCGATTAGTTCAGCACGGGCGATCGCTAAAGCCTTGAGTGCAGAGCAAAATGCTAGTAAGTACGAAATCTTGCCTTTTTACATCCAAAAAGATGGACGTTGGTTAGCGGGAGAAGTACCGCAACAGGTACTAGGGTCTGGTATCCCGCGCCTAGAATCCCAAAATTCAACACCCGAAGAGCAAAATCATCTGGTATCTAACCCTCAAACTCAAACCTTAAACCGTTGGCAATCACCCTCTCAAGTAGCTGAAGTCGATGTTTGGTTTCCTATTCTCCACGGCCCAAACGGTGAAGACGGTACAATTCAAGGCTTACTCACTTTAATGCAAGTTCCCTTTGTTGGTTCTGGCGTGCTAGGTTCGGCAATGGGTATGGATAAGATTGCCATGAAAATGGCCTTTG
Above is a window of Nostoc sp. UHCC 0702 DNA encoding:
- a CDS encoding acyltransferase family protein; protein product: MLQKQRKLLLKPGWSLDERDPKFIETIMPLLGFFYNYYFRVQTSGWHHIPPQEKVLFVGSHNGGLAAPDMGMVIYDWFRRFGVERRVYGLMHPKVWQVSPPLAQLVAKAGAIVAHPKMASAALRSGASVLVYPGGAEDVFRPYHLRHQIYFAGRQGFIKLALRENVPIVPVISSGAHDTLIVLADLYKVVRQLHEWGMPWLFGIDPEVFPIYLGLPWGLGIGPLPDIPLPVSICTRVCPPIVFERYGRQAASDRQYVRECYELVVNQMQQELDYLERVRFEGRPSPKNPA